From Methanomassiliicoccales archaeon LGM-RCC1, one genomic window encodes:
- a CDS encoding tetratricopeptide repeat protein: MADKFDQLVIKATDGDAEAMCELANIYYDVFDEHFDPAVAAKWYLKSAEAGVAESQFCIARLYSWGDGVEVNVDEALKWYKAAVKQGHTDAMCDLASMYLFDPEVRKSKKKAIKLYEEAAALGNPNAQYFLGLLYLDGDYVEQSYEQAKMWFEKAAEKNNPYAQFDLGEMYFLGIGVKKSKKTAFKWYLKSAENDHALGQYAVATMYLEGKGTKQSYKDAFKWMKEAAEQGVTSAMYDLSLMYHYGTGVKKSNKEAFKWMRIVADDLFEESEMMYDDYFEEEEAVPEENEE; the protein is encoded by the coding sequence ATGGCAGACAAATTTGATCAATTAGTCATCAAGGCAACCGATGGCGATGCTGAGGCCATGTGCGAACTGGCCAATATCTACTATGACGTTTTCGACGAGCATTTCGATCCGGCAGTGGCCGCAAAGTGGTATCTCAAGTCTGCCGAGGCAGGTGTCGCCGAGTCTCAGTTCTGCATCGCGAGGCTGTACTCCTGGGGAGACGGCGTCGAGGTCAACGTGGACGAGGCGCTCAAGTGGTACAAGGCAGCCGTCAAGCAGGGCCACACCGATGCGATGTGCGACCTGGCAAGCATGTACCTCTTCGACCCCGAGGTCAGGAAGTCCAAGAAGAAGGCGATCAAGCTCTACGAGGAAGCAGCGGCTCTCGGTAACCCCAATGCACAGTACTTCCTCGGTCTGCTCTATCTCGACGGGGACTACGTCGAGCAGTCCTACGAGCAGGCGAAGATGTGGTTCGAGAAGGCAGCGGAGAAGAACAACCCCTACGCGCAGTTCGATCTGGGAGAGATGTACTTCCTTGGAATCGGCGTCAAGAAATCCAAGAAGACAGCTTTCAAGTGGTACCTCAAATCTGCAGAGAACGACCATGCGCTGGGACAGTACGCTGTCGCTACTATGTACCTCGAGGGCAAGGGCACCAAGCAGTCCTACAAGGATGCGTTCAAATGGATGAAGGAGGCCGCGGAGCAGGGAGTCACCAGCGCCATGTACGACCTCTCGCTCATGTACCACTACGGGACCGGTGTCAAGAAATCCAACAAGGAGGCCTTCAAGTGGATGAGGATAGTCGCCGACGATCTCTTCGAGGAATCCGAGATGATGTATGACGACTACTTCGAGGAAGAGGAAGCCGTCCCTGAAGAGAATGAGGAGTGA
- a CDS encoding zinc metalloprotease HtpX codes for MSLWHLRTAGMFVAMTGILVALGSVIGYAFDRMWTGLYIMLGISILVSFASYFFSKSMALSANKVRIVTREEEPRLYGIVERLAMKANLPMPEVGISEVNMPNAFATGRNPKNAAVVATRPILSLLSDEELEGVLAHELSHVKNRDILVMSTASALASIVSFISRMAVWSAVLSDNRNPYGLVIAIVADLTLPFAAMLVQLGISRNREFLADESGAKLTGKPMALARALQALETGCSSRTNKYDNPSGANMWITNPYGKKKGIGLATLFRTHPSTEERVERLMKLDEKLNGVRHFY; via the coding sequence TGAGAACGGCAGGTATGTTCGTTGCGATGACAGGGATACTGGTAGCACTGGGTTCCGTCATCGGCTATGCATTCGACAGGATGTGGACCGGACTTTACATCATGTTGGGGATCTCCATATTGGTGAGCTTCGCCTCCTACTTCTTCTCGAAGAGCATGGCGCTGTCGGCCAACAAGGTCCGCATAGTGACGCGCGAGGAGGAGCCCAGGCTATATGGTATCGTCGAGAGGCTCGCCATGAAGGCCAACCTACCGATGCCTGAGGTAGGGATATCTGAGGTCAACATGCCCAATGCATTCGCTACAGGACGCAATCCGAAGAATGCGGCTGTAGTGGCTACGAGACCGATCCTCAGTCTGCTCAGCGATGAGGAACTCGAAGGTGTGCTGGCACATGAGCTCTCGCACGTCAAGAACAGGGATATCCTTGTTATGTCTACAGCCTCGGCGCTCGCATCGATAGTGTCATTCATATCTAGGATGGCGGTGTGGTCCGCCGTGTTGTCCGACAACAGGAACCCTTACGGATTGGTCATCGCTATTGTCGCCGATCTCACATTGCCCTTCGCGGCCATGCTAGTGCAGCTCGGTATCTCCAGGAACCGCGAGTTCCTCGCCGACGAATCCGGCGCGAAACTGACAGGCAAGCCCATGGCATTGGCCAGGGCGCTTCAGGCATTGGAGACCGGATGTTCCTCAAGGACCAACAAGTACGACAATCCCTCGGGAGCCAACATGTGGATCACCAACCCCTACGGTAAGAAGAAAGGAATCGGATTGGCAACACTGTTCAGGACCCACCCCTCGACCGAGGAGCGCGTAGAGAGGCTCATGAAGCTTGATGAGAAGCTCAATGGGGTACGCCACTTTTACTGA
- a CDS encoding GMP synthase subunit A: protein MKVYVIDNGSQWTHREWRVLRYLKVDTKIVPNTTPFDEIKDVDGLVLSGGAPNVATEGAAMGNNGEYLDKAEFPILGVCAGMQFLCEHFGGTLEAGSTPEFGAVPLKVTNHDDLFKDLPDEFTVWASHNDEVKVVPEGFEVIAHSEACPHEAVRCKDRPIWGVQFHPEVENTEHGVDIFKNFLRIIEEHDY, encoded by the coding sequence ATGAAAGTCTACGTCATAGACAACGGAAGCCAGTGGACGCACCGCGAATGGCGCGTCCTGAGATACCTCAAGGTCGACACCAAGATCGTGCCCAACACGACCCCGTTCGACGAGATCAAGGACGTAGACGGACTGGTCCTCTCCGGAGGAGCGCCCAATGTCGCTACCGAAGGAGCGGCAATGGGGAACAACGGAGAGTATCTGGACAAAGCTGAGTTCCCAATCCTGGGAGTGTGCGCAGGGATGCAGTTCCTCTGCGAGCATTTCGGAGGGACCTTAGAGGCCGGTTCCACCCCCGAATTCGGAGCCGTTCCACTGAAGGTCACCAACCACGACGACCTGTTCAAAGATCTCCCCGACGAGTTCACCGTGTGGGCATCCCACAACGACGAGGTCAAGGTCGTTCCCGAGGGATTTGAGGTCATCGCCCATTCGGAAGCGTGTCCTCACGAAGCTGTCCGCTGCAAGGACAGGCCCATCTGGGGAGTCCAGTTCCACCCAGAGGTCGAGAATACCGAGCACGGCGTAGACATTTTCAAGAACTTCCTCAGGATCATAGAGGAACACGACTACTGA
- a CDS encoding 2-amino-3,7-dideoxy-D-threo-hept-6-ulosonate synthase has protein sequence MYGKNIRIERIMDRQSGNAVIVPMDHGISVGPISGLTDMKSTVDDVVEGGATAVLMHKGIVPLGHRTSGHDAGLILHLSASTDIGVNSNNKVLVATVEEALSMGADAVSMHINVGAECEPQMLSDMGMVSRQCRQWGMPLIAMAYPRGPKIKDSFDPQAIAHAARVATELGADIVKCSYTGDIDSFSEVVKGTMVPVVIAGGPKMDSDLDVLNMVHDSLEAGGHGVSMGRNIFQHKNVRGMMSAVSDIVLHGATVEEAQKHLQS, from the coding sequence ATGTACGGCAAGAACATCAGGATCGAAAGGATAATGGACAGACAGAGCGGGAACGCTGTAATAGTACCTATGGACCACGGGATTAGCGTTGGTCCGATCTCAGGCCTCACGGACATGAAGAGCACGGTCGACGACGTCGTAGAAGGCGGTGCAACCGCGGTCCTGATGCACAAGGGAATAGTACCTCTGGGTCATAGGACCTCAGGACACGATGCCGGTCTCATCCTGCATCTCTCGGCGTCCACCGATATAGGAGTGAACTCCAACAACAAGGTCCTTGTCGCAACCGTCGAGGAAGCCCTGTCCATGGGAGCAGATGCGGTCTCGATGCACATTAACGTCGGTGCCGAGTGCGAACCTCAGATGCTGTCCGATATGGGAATGGTCTCCAGACAATGCCGTCAATGGGGAATGCCCCTCATCGCCATGGCCTACCCCCGCGGGCCCAAGATCAAGGACTCCTTCGACCCGCAGGCCATCGCTCACGCCGCAAGGGTGGCAACGGAACTGGGCGCAGACATCGTCAAGTGCAGCTACACCGGAGACATCGATTCCTTCAGTGAGGTCGTGAAGGGTACAATGGTCCCTGTCGTCATAGCCGGAGGGCCGAAGATGGATTCCGATTTGGATGTGCTGAACATGGTCCATGACTCGCTTGAGGCGGGAGGACATGGCGTATCTATGGGAAGGAACATCTTCCAGCACAAGAACGTCCGCGGAATGATGAGCGCGGTATCGGACATAGTCTTGCATGGAGCTACGGTGGAGGAAGCCCAGAAGCACCTTCAATCCTAA
- the guaA gene encoding glutamine-hydrolyzing GMP synthase — protein sequence MLGAEDFINDTIEDTKAKITGKAIIACSGGVDSMVAAALVHKAIGERLLAVYVDNGLMRKGETEEVETMFKSMGFNYIIEDAADEFFEALKGVTEPEKKRKIIGEKFIRVFERRAKEYGAEFLIQGTIAPDWIESGDGVRDTIKSHHNVGGLPKEMGMSLYEPLRDLYKDEVRDLARMLNVAASERQPFPGPALAVRCLDEVTPENIEVVREACYIVEDEIRKAADAGKMELPWQYFAVLLPSKSVGVQGDRRAYGRTIAIRAVASIDGMTATYSKIPLDVLDAMSQRITNTMKQSVNRVVYDITNKPPATIEWE from the coding sequence ATGCTGGGTGCTGAGGATTTCATCAACGATACCATAGAGGACACCAAGGCCAAGATCACCGGCAAGGCCATCATCGCCTGCTCCGGAGGAGTGGACTCCATGGTGGCGGCAGCATTGGTGCACAAGGCCATCGGAGAGAGGCTCCTCGCAGTCTATGTGGACAACGGACTGATGAGGAAGGGCGAGACCGAGGAGGTCGAGACCATGTTCAAATCCATGGGCTTCAACTACATCATCGAGGATGCCGCCGATGAGTTCTTCGAAGCACTCAAAGGAGTCACCGAGCCCGAGAAAAAGAGGAAGATCATCGGAGAGAAGTTCATCCGCGTCTTCGAGAGGAGAGCGAAAGAGTACGGCGCAGAGTTCCTCATCCAGGGAACCATCGCACCCGACTGGATCGAATCCGGGGACGGCGTCCGTGACACCATCAAATCGCACCACAACGTGGGAGGGCTCCCCAAAGAGATGGGGATGTCCCTTTACGAGCCGCTGAGAGACCTCTACAAAGATGAGGTCAGGGATCTGGCCAGGATGCTCAATGTCGCTGCCTCGGAGAGGCAGCCCTTCCCCGGACCCGCACTTGCTGTCAGATGCCTGGACGAAGTCACCCCAGAGAACATCGAGGTCGTACGCGAAGCATGCTACATCGTCGAGGATGAGATCAGGAAGGCCGCCGATGCCGGCAAGATGGAGCTTCCCTGGCAGTACTTCGCTGTCCTCCTACCGTCGAAATCCGTCGGAGTTCAGGGAGACAGGAGGGCATACGGAAGGACCATCGCCATCCGCGCCGTCGCTTCGATCGACGGTATGACCGCCACATACTCCAAGATACCCCTTGATGTCCTGGACGCGATGTCGCAGCGCATCACTAACACCATGAAGCAGTCCGTGAACCGCGTTGTTTACGACATCACCAACAAGCCTCCCGCGACCATAGAGTGGGAGTGA
- a CDS encoding orotidine 5'-phosphate decarboxylase — protein MPVLQIALDLMQLNRAVVIAHEAVDGGADWVEVGTPLIKSEGAEAVRTLRREFPGKKIIADTKTMDVGGVEVEIMAKAGANIITVLGLSEDSTIEEAVMAGRKYGAEVMVDMINVPDKVARSKEVEKLGVAYVCLHMGIDTQMKGEEPPIDTLKKVVETISIPVAVAGGITAENAGLYAEAGATDIIVGGAIIKTGNIKEAAENVKKAINGAKIDAGISKKYTEDELFEAFSKVSTCNISDAFHKQGVMIGIVPQSLQHKQRMVGRALTVQTANGDWAKPVEAIDHVKKGDVIVVDVGGAPVAVWGELATCSAMVMGAAGIVIDGAIRDIDDIRDLKFPAFSRTVAPCAGEPKGYGGIGIEVTVGGQRVRTGDWIIGDESGLIVVPKEVAVEVANRSLDVHERENRTREEINRGSTLSKVNELSKWEPVQ, from the coding sequence ATGCCCGTATTGCAGATCGCACTGGACCTTATGCAGCTGAACAGAGCCGTAGTCATAGCCCACGAGGCCGTGGACGGCGGAGCGGATTGGGTCGAGGTGGGAACCCCGCTGATCAAGAGTGAGGGTGCAGAGGCCGTGCGCACTCTCCGCAGGGAGTTCCCCGGCAAGAAAATCATCGCCGACACAAAGACCATGGACGTCGGAGGGGTCGAGGTCGAGATCATGGCCAAAGCGGGCGCGAACATAATCACTGTCCTGGGGCTCTCTGAGGACTCCACCATCGAGGAGGCGGTCATGGCCGGAAGGAAGTACGGCGCAGAGGTCATGGTCGACATGATCAACGTCCCCGACAAAGTTGCCCGCTCCAAGGAAGTGGAGAAGCTCGGCGTGGCATACGTCTGTCTGCATATGGGCATCGACACCCAGATGAAGGGTGAGGAACCTCCCATCGACACGCTCAAGAAGGTAGTCGAAACGATCTCCATACCTGTCGCTGTGGCGGGAGGCATCACGGCGGAGAATGCCGGACTCTATGCCGAGGCCGGAGCGACGGACATCATCGTCGGCGGTGCGATCATCAAGACCGGTAACATCAAGGAAGCCGCCGAGAACGTCAAGAAGGCGATCAACGGAGCGAAGATCGATGCCGGGATCTCCAAGAAGTACACCGAGGACGAACTCTTCGAGGCCTTCTCCAAGGTTTCCACATGCAACATCTCGGATGCATTCCACAAACAGGGCGTCATGATCGGAATCGTTCCGCAGTCCCTTCAGCACAAGCAGAGGATGGTCGGACGCGCACTCACCGTCCAGACAGCGAACGGAGACTGGGCCAAACCTGTCGAGGCCATCGATCACGTCAAGAAAGGGGACGTCATCGTGGTGGACGTGGGCGGAGCCCCCGTCGCCGTATGGGGAGAACTGGCCACATGTTCGGCGATGGTCATGGGCGCCGCCGGGATCGTCATCGACGGGGCCATCAGGGACATAGATGACATAAGGGACCTGAAGTTCCCCGCATTCTCTAGAACCGTTGCTCCGTGCGCCGGAGAGCCCAAGGGTTACGGGGGAATCGGTATCGAGGTCACGGTCGGAGGTCAGAGGGTCAGGACCGGCGATTGGATAATCGGAGACGAATCCGGTCTGATAGTCGTCCCCAAGGAGGTGGCCGTCGAGGTAGCGAACCGCTCGCTGGACGTCCACGAGAGGGAGAACCGTACGAGAGAGGAGATCAACCGCGGATCCACTCTCTCGAAGGTCAACGAATTATCGAAATGGGAACCCGTTCAGTAA
- a CDS encoding methyltransferase cognate corrinoid protein codes for MDENVQKLHDAMVGCKVPEIVSAMNSALDAGMDPVAIIDAMADAMSEVGVLFERGKLFLPHVLSAAAGMNKAMETLGPLLLKDGEEAGKKTVIVMGTVEGDVHDIGKSITSTMLQCAGFDIHDLGRDVPLKNFVEECKNGAAMCGMSALMTTTMTGMKTVIEMLESEGLRDKTTILVGGAPVTQAYCEKIGADIYGESASETATKVKALASD; via the coding sequence ATGGACGAAAATGTACAGAAGCTGCATGACGCAATGGTCGGCTGCAAAGTACCTGAGATCGTCAGCGCGATGAATTCTGCGCTCGATGCAGGTATGGACCCTGTAGCGATCATAGACGCCATGGCAGATGCTATGTCGGAGGTAGGAGTCCTCTTCGAGAGAGGGAAACTGTTCCTGCCCCACGTTCTCTCTGCCGCTGCAGGCATGAACAAGGCCATGGAGACGCTGGGCCCTCTCCTACTGAAGGACGGGGAAGAGGCCGGAAAGAAGACGGTCATCGTCATGGGTACCGTCGAGGGAGATGTGCACGACATCGGAAAGTCGATCACATCGACCATGCTTCAGTGCGCAGGGTTCGACATCCACGACCTCGGAAGGGATGTACCCCTGAAGAATTTCGTTGAAGAATGCAAGAACGGAGCCGCGATGTGCGGAATGTCCGCTCTCATGACCACCACGATGACCGGAATGAAGACTGTCATCGAGATGCTGGAGAGCGAGGGCCTCCGCGACAAAACCACCATCCTTGTCGGCGGAGCGCCCGTAACTCAGGCATATTGTGAGAAGATCGGCGCGGACATCTACGGAGAGTCCGCATCGGAGACCGCGACCAAGGTCAAAGCATTGGCGAGTGATTGA
- a CDS encoding nucleoside deaminase: MPSDEELLRIAVEEAKIGIRAGHGGPFGCVIAKNGVVHGKGHNRVLIDNDPTAHGEITAIRNTCRELKTIDLSDFTLYTSSEPCPMCKAAISWAKVGRVVYAASMEEANEILGFKDLRMSNAMKNGEDLTPSERIHVEGYLEPFEEYRDMQGTIY; encoded by the coding sequence ATGCCATCGGACGAGGAACTTCTCAGGATCGCAGTGGAAGAGGCGAAGATCGGGATCAGGGCCGGTCACGGAGGACCATTCGGCTGCGTCATAGCAAAGAACGGAGTGGTCCACGGCAAGGGCCATAACCGCGTTTTGATCGATAATGATCCTACAGCCCACGGCGAGATTACAGCGATCAGGAACACCTGCAGGGAGCTGAAGACCATAGACCTCTCCGATTTCACGCTCTATACCTCATCAGAACCCTGTCCGATGTGCAAGGCGGCCATAAGTTGGGCCAAGGTCGGCAGGGTGGTCTACGCGGCATCGATGGAAGAGGCCAACGAGATCCTCGGGTTCAAGGATCTCCGCATGAGCAATGCCATGAAGAACGGGGAGGACCTCACTCCGTCCGAGAGGATCCATGTCGAAGGGTATCTCGAACCTTTTGAGGAGTACCGCGACATGCAGGGCACGATCTACTGA
- a CDS encoding nucleotidyl transferase AbiEii/AbiGii toxin family protein — translation MNILEEMISRYETSTETERDHAIREVLQELTLYSLSKTDFFNRASFMGGTALRILHGLDRFSEGLDFILKTADPEFSIETYIPEIERQMNVYGLDISVEPTTKKTESNIKEGVLKSSTRNLYLKFFSDKPYFKDIYGTQLTKIKLEIDISPAKGARSENVFRTSPYGYRVTACDMPTMFSGKLHAILCRPWSNRFKGRDLYDYLFYLDRKTPYNIEFLNNKLSMSGIDVGNGLSHRDIVAMLNDRFREIDYDTAKQDVVPFLNPEALKSTEIWCPEMFIQLTSELREK, via the coding sequence ATGAATATCTTAGAGGAGATGATCTCCAGATATGAAACCAGTACCGAAACTGAACGTGATCATGCTATCAGAGAGGTTCTACAGGAACTCACCTTGTACAGTCTCTCAAAGACAGATTTCTTCAACCGCGCATCGTTCATGGGAGGTACTGCCCTTAGGATACTCCACGGTCTGGACAGATTCTCGGAGGGCCTGGATTTCATACTGAAAACAGCCGATCCGGAGTTCTCCATCGAGACATACATACCTGAGATCGAGAGACAGATGAACGTCTATGGCCTGGACATATCTGTGGAACCTACGACTAAGAAAACGGAATCGAACATAAAGGAAGGAGTGTTGAAGTCCAGCACCAGAAATCTGTATCTGAAATTCTTCTCCGACAAACCATATTTTAAGGACATCTACGGAACACAGCTTACCAAAATCAAATTGGAGATAGATATAAGCCCCGCGAAGGGAGCACGTTCAGAGAACGTATTCAGGACATCCCCATACGGTTATAGGGTGACGGCTTGCGACATGCCGACGATGTTCTCTGGTAAACTTCATGCCATCTTATGCCGCCCTTGGTCGAACAGATTCAAAGGCCGTGATCTGTACGATTACCTCTTCTATCTGGATCGGAAAACTCCGTATAACATTGAGTTCCTCAACAACAAACTGTCAATGTCTGGTATCGACGTGGGCAACGGATTGTCGCATAGGGATATCGTGGCCATGCTCAACGATAGATTCCGCGAAATAGATTACGACACTGCCAAACAGGATGTTGTCCCGTTCCTGAATCCAGAAGCGTTGAAATCGACTGAGATCTGGTGTCCGGAAATGTTCATACAACTGACGTCAGAACTAAGGGAAAAATAA
- a CDS encoding DMT family transporter has translation MSKKTKKNRVRWGFIWVFLVAAFWGLGYVPLQLAWFVPPFIDGPVTMDESSWTIMASVIISATQALLFTIILLILWTAVTGKLKDYVRTIRNFKITKWFLVGCIFGGPIAILGSMIATGAIGAQFAAAMGLMSTVVGAIVGRIVNKEKLSKKTILGLLLIVVGGVVILNPAVMIEEISSGGSAIGYIGAIMSAIGWGLEGNFVSRALDVTDSDSSVVVRYSMEALVWFVIVFPITIALFGMDNFGTMFSAAYSNVDFLFWVGMAGMTLGMCYVMQYKGFPLLGVGRTLAIGSLYVPVSVVALFVFLGIIPDWTLIVGVVLAVVGTFVMYWESDSLEDSMRDTGGA, from the coding sequence ATGTCAAAGAAAACGAAGAAGAACCGTGTAAGATGGGGATTCATCTGGGTGTTCCTGGTCGCAGCTTTCTGGGGACTCGGATACGTACCTCTCCAGCTCGCATGGTTCGTGCCCCCGTTCATAGACGGGCCCGTCACCATGGATGAGTCCAGCTGGACCATCATGGCCTCGGTCATCATATCTGCCACGCAGGCATTGCTATTCACCATCATCCTGCTCATCCTTTGGACCGCAGTAACCGGAAAGCTGAAGGATTACGTCAGGACCATCCGCAACTTCAAGATCACGAAATGGTTCCTCGTCGGATGCATCTTCGGCGGACCTATCGCCATCCTCGGATCCATGATCGCTACCGGAGCCATCGGTGCCCAGTTCGCCGCTGCGATGGGATTGATGTCAACTGTCGTCGGTGCGATAGTCGGAAGGATCGTCAACAAGGAGAAGCTCTCCAAGAAGACCATCCTCGGTCTGCTCCTGATCGTTGTGGGAGGAGTCGTCATCCTCAACCCTGCGGTCATGATAGAGGAGATCTCCTCCGGAGGATCCGCCATCGGATACATCGGAGCGATTATGTCCGCCATCGGATGGGGACTCGAAGGTAACTTCGTGTCCAGGGCACTGGATGTCACCGACTCCGACTCAAGCGTCGTCGTCAGGTACTCCATGGAGGCCTTGGTATGGTTCGTCATCGTATTCCCCATTACCATCGCACTGTTCGGTATGGACAACTTCGGAACCATGTTCTCCGCGGCATACTCCAATGTAGACTTCCTGTTCTGGGTCGGAATGGCCGGAATGACTCTCGGAATGTGCTACGTCATGCAGTACAAGGGATTCCCCCTGCTCGGAGTCGGACGTACCCTTGCCATCGGTTCGCTGTATGTCCCCGTATCCGTGGTCGCACTCTTCGTGTTCCTCGGAATCATCCCCGACTGGACCCTTATCGTCGGTGTGGTATTGGCAGTCGTCGGAACCTTCGTGATGTACTGGGAGAGCGATTCTCTCGAGGACAGCATGCGTGATACTGGAGGTGCCTGA
- the purE gene encoding 5-(carboxyamino)imidazole ribonucleotide mutase → MSTVSIIMGSKSDLPVAEKAINILKKFGVGYEINVASAHRTPHRVEELVTKSGADVFIAIAGLSAALPGVIASFTTKPVIGVPVSGTLSYDALLSVVQMPPGIPVAAVGLDRGDNAAVLAVEILSVSDGSLKQKLADYRKEQADKVIADSQKVQEDAGC, encoded by the coding sequence ATGTCCACAGTCTCCATCATCATGGGAAGCAAAAGCGACCTGCCGGTCGCCGAGAAAGCGATCAACATCCTGAAGAAGTTCGGCGTAGGATACGAGATCAACGTAGCATCCGCCCACAGGACCCCCCACAGGGTCGAGGAGCTCGTCACCAAGAGCGGTGCCGACGTTTTCATCGCCATCGCAGGACTTTCGGCCGCTCTTCCCGGAGTCATAGCATCGTTCACGACCAAACCCGTCATCGGAGTGCCCGTAAGCGGCACCCTGAGCTACGACGCACTCCTGTCGGTAGTCCAGATGCCCCCGGGAATCCCGGTGGCCGCAGTCGGATTGGACCGCGGGGACAACGCTGCCGTCCTGGCAGTCGAGATCCTGTCAGTCTCCGACGGATCCCTCAAGCAGAAGCTCGCGGACTACAGGAAGGAGCAGGCGGACAAGGTCATCGCGGATTCGCAGAAGGTGCAGGAAGATGCTGGGTGCTGA
- a CDS encoding cobalamin-dependent protein (Presence of a B(12) (cobalamin)-binding domain implies dependence on cobalamin itself, in one of its several forms, or in some unusual lineages, dependence on a cobalamin-like analog.) gives MCTIEGDIHSIGKDICSIMLKVGGYNVINLGKDVPLDTIVQACKDNDAVGVGTSALMTSTMVGQKTFEEKIVQAGLKGKCLTNVGGAPVSQQWADDIGADIYSESSNDIVSKFDKALSDAD, from the coding sequence ATGTGCACCATCGAGGGAGACATCCACTCCATCGGCAAGGACATTTGTTCCATCATGCTGAAGGTCGGAGGATACAACGTCATAAACCTCGGTAAGGACGTCCCCCTTGATACCATAGTCCAGGCTTGCAAGGACAACGATGCGGTCGGAGTCGGAACATCAGCACTCATGACCTCCACCATGGTTGGTCAGAAGACATTCGAGGAGAAGATCGTGCAGGCCGGGCTCAAGGGCAAATGCCTGACGAATGTCGGTGGCGCACCTGTTAGCCAGCAGTGGGCCGATGACATCGGTGCGGACATATATTCCGAGAGCTCCAACGATATCGTCAGCAAATTTGACAAAGCTCTGTCGGATGCAGATTGA